From a single Pseudalkalibacillus hwajinpoensis genomic region:
- the upp gene encoding uracil phosphoribosyltransferase, with translation MGKVYVFDHPLIQHKLTYIRDEKTGTKEFRELVDEVAALMAYEITRELPTEEVIVKTPVTEAKSKVLSGKKLGLVPILRAGLGMTDGILKLIPAAKVGHVGLYRDPETLQPVEYYVKLPADIEEREFIVIDPMLATGGSAVEAINSLKKRGAKNIKMMCLIAAPEGVELLHEAHPDVDIYIAGLDEKLNEKGYIVPGLGDAGDRLYGTK, from the coding sequence ATGGGTAAAGTATACGTGTTCGATCATCCATTAATTCAACATAAGCTTACATACATTCGAGACGAAAAAACAGGTACAAAGGAATTCCGTGAACTTGTTGACGAAGTAGCTGCACTGATGGCTTATGAAATTACTAGAGAGCTTCCGACTGAAGAAGTGATCGTAAAGACACCGGTAACTGAAGCGAAATCAAAAGTTCTTTCTGGTAAGAAGCTTGGTCTTGTGCCAATTCTTCGAGCAGGACTTGGAATGACAGACGGCATCCTTAAGCTTATTCCTGCGGCAAAAGTAGGGCACGTTGGCCTTTACCGCGATCCGGAAACACTCCAGCCGGTCGAATATTACGTCAAACTCCCTGCAGATATTGAAGAGCGTGAATTTATCGTTATTGATCCGATGCTTGCGACAGGTGGATCTGCTGTTGAGGCGATCAACTCTCTTAAGAAGCGCGGAGCAAAGAACATTAAGATGATGTGTCTTATCGCAGCACCAGAAGGCGTGGAGCTGCTGCACGAAGCACATCCTGACGTGGACATTTACATCGCAGGTCTTGATGAAAAGCTAAATGAAAAAGGATACATTGTTCCTGGCCTCGGTGATGCTGGTGACCGCCTGTACGGGACGAAGTAA
- a CDS encoding AtpZ/AtpI family protein, which translates to MALYTTILSYLVGSILTGIFLGKWMDSLFDTFPLFLVIGLLLGLGGGIYGLVRLLHKFTGED; encoded by the coding sequence ATGGCACTCTATACAACGATTCTATCTTATCTTGTCGGATCAATTCTTACTGGGATTTTTCTAGGCAAATGGATGGACAGCCTTTTCGACACCTTTCCACTTTTTCTTGTTATTGGTCTCCTTCTAGGACTTGGAGGGGGAATCTACGGATTGGTTCGTCTTCTACATAAGTTTACAGGGGAAGATTAA